A section of the Burkholderia mallei ATCC 23344 genome encodes:
- the gshA gene encoding glutamate--cysteine ligase, translating to MVPHLVTALNGPLLELERKILDATPAIERWFRLEWQEHTPPSYCSVDLRNAGFKLAPVDANLFPGAFNNLPPEVLPLAVQAAMAAIEKICPDAKNLLVIPELPTRNAFYLENVARLATIMRQAGLNVRFGSLDPSIAEVTPITLADGQKIVLEPLERTPRRLGLKNFDPCSILLNNDLSAGIPSVLENLHEQYLLPPLHAGWAVRRKSTHFSCYDDVAKKFAKMVGVDPWMLNPYFSPVEGVDWHASDGGEALAEAIDAVLKKIARKYREYGIGEKPYVVVKADAGTAGRGVMTVHDASEIGRMTKHERAQMAESKAGVPVSDVIVQEGVYTFERIGDEVAEPVVYMIDRYVVGGFYRTHGARERDQNLNAPGMHYVPLGFEHTALPDTHAKPGAAPPNRFYMYGVVARLGLLASSVELEKTDPEAIQV from the coding sequence ATGGTTCCCCATCTCGTTACGGCGTTAAACGGCCCGCTGCTCGAGCTCGAGCGGAAGATCCTCGACGCCACGCCTGCGATCGAACGCTGGTTCAGGCTCGAATGGCAGGAACACACGCCGCCGTCCTACTGTTCGGTCGATCTGCGCAACGCGGGCTTCAAGCTCGCGCCCGTCGACGCGAACCTGTTTCCGGGCGCGTTCAACAACCTGCCGCCCGAAGTGCTGCCGCTCGCCGTGCAGGCGGCGATGGCCGCGATCGAGAAGATCTGCCCGGACGCGAAGAATCTGCTCGTGATTCCCGAGCTGCCGACGCGCAATGCGTTCTATCTCGAGAACGTCGCGCGCCTCGCGACGATCATGCGTCAGGCCGGCCTGAACGTGCGCTTCGGTTCGCTCGATCCGAGCATCGCCGAGGTCACGCCGATCACGCTCGCCGACGGCCAGAAGATCGTGCTCGAGCCGCTCGAGCGCACGCCGCGTCGCCTCGGCCTGAAGAATTTCGATCCGTGCTCGATCCTGCTGAACAACGATCTGTCGGCGGGCATCCCGAGCGTGCTGGAAAACCTGCACGAGCAGTATCTGCTGCCGCCGCTGCATGCCGGCTGGGCGGTGCGCCGCAAGTCGACGCACTTCTCGTGCTATGACGACGTCGCGAAGAAGTTCGCGAAGATGGTGGGTGTCGATCCCTGGATGCTGAATCCGTATTTCTCGCCTGTCGAAGGTGTCGACTGGCACGCGAGCGACGGCGGCGAGGCGCTCGCCGAAGCGATCGACGCGGTGCTCAAGAAGATCGCGCGCAAGTACCGCGAATACGGGATCGGCGAGAAGCCGTACGTCGTCGTGAAGGCGGACGCCGGCACGGCGGGGCGCGGCGTGATGACGGTGCACGATGCGTCCGAGATCGGCAGGATGACGAAGCACGAGCGCGCGCAGATGGCCGAATCGAAGGCGGGCGTGCCGGTGAGCGACGTGATCGTGCAGGAAGGCGTCTATACGTTCGAGCGCATCGGCGACGAGGTGGCCGAGCCCGTCGTCTACATGATCGACCGCTACGTGGTGGGCGGGTTCTACCGCACACACGGCGCGCGCGAGCGCGACCAGAATCTGAACGCGCCCGGCATGCATTACGTGCCGCTCGGCTTCGAGCACACGGCGCTGCCGGACACGCACGCGAAGCCTGGCGCGGCGCCGCCGAACCGCTTCTACATGTATGGCGTCGTCGCACGGCTCGGGCTGCTCGCGTCGTCGGTCGAGCTCGAGAAGACCGACCCGGAAGCGATCCAGGTGTGA
- a CDS encoding IS1182-like element ISBma2 family transposase produces MLKTPMPTQHELEMVTLEELVPKDHLLRQIDAAVDFEFIRAKVAHLYCADNGRPALDPVVMFKLLFIGYLFGVRSERQLMREVQVNVAYRWFARFRLTDKVPDASTFSQNRRRRFTDTTVYQEIFDEIVRQAIKRGLVDGRVLYTDSTHLKANANKGKFDVVKLEQTPAAYTEALNAAVDADRAAHGRKPLDRDDDEPPSSKDTKLSRTDPDSGYMVRDDKPKRFFYLDHRTVDAKHAIITDTHVTPASVHDSQPYLDRLDRQRERFEFKVEAVGLDAGYFTPAVCQGLEERGIAGVMGYRTPNHKPGMFYKRQFKYDAYRNEYVCPQGQALPYSTTNRLGYREYKSNAQICGRCPVRSQCTNSVIAVKVVTRHVWERAKERVDARRLTEWGQRIYARRKQTVERSFADAKQLHGHRYARMRGLRKVAEQCLLAAAAQNIKKIAMLLARKRKKGPAGPDWRFVRMLLRLVSGLRCSFDYPLAANPQS; encoded by the coding sequence ATGCTGAAGACGCCCATGCCCACGCAGCACGAACTCGAGATGGTGACGCTCGAGGAACTCGTGCCGAAGGACCACCTGCTGCGCCAGATCGATGCGGCGGTGGATTTCGAGTTCATCCGCGCGAAGGTGGCGCATCTGTATTGCGCGGACAACGGGCGGCCGGCGCTCGATCCCGTGGTGATGTTCAAGCTGTTGTTCATCGGCTACCTGTTCGGGGTGCGCAGCGAGCGGCAACTGATGCGTGAGGTCCAGGTCAACGTCGCCTATCGCTGGTTCGCCCGGTTCCGGCTGACCGACAAGGTGCCGGATGCGTCAACGTTCTCGCAGAATCGCCGCCGACGCTTCACGGACACGACGGTGTATCAGGAGATCTTCGACGAGATCGTGCGGCAGGCGATCAAGCGCGGGCTGGTCGACGGTCGGGTGCTGTACACGGACAGCACGCACCTGAAGGCGAACGCGAACAAAGGCAAGTTCGATGTGGTGAAGCTGGAGCAGACGCCGGCCGCCTACACGGAGGCATTGAACGCGGCAGTGGATGCGGACCGGGCCGCGCATGGCAGGAAGCCGCTGGATCGCGACGACGATGAGCCGCCGTCTAGCAAGGACACCAAGCTCAGCCGGACCGATCCGGACAGCGGCTACATGGTGCGGGACGACAAGCCGAAGAGGTTCTTCTATCTGGACCACCGCACGGTGGATGCCAAGCACGCGATCATCACCGATACGCATGTGACGCCGGCCTCGGTGCATGACAGCCAGCCGTATCTGGATCGGCTGGATCGCCAGCGCGAGCGCTTTGAGTTCAAGGTCGAGGCGGTGGGGCTGGATGCGGGCTACTTCACGCCGGCGGTGTGCCAGGGGCTGGAGGAGCGAGGGATTGCCGGGGTGATGGGCTATCGCACGCCGAACCACAAGCCGGGCATGTTCTACAAACGGCAGTTCAAGTACGACGCGTATCGCAACGAATACGTGTGCCCGCAGGGGCAGGCCCTGCCGTACAGCACGACCAATCGGCTCGGCTATCGGGAATACAAATCCAATGCGCAGATCTGCGGGCGCTGCCCGGTACGATCGCAGTGCACGAACAGTGTGATCGCGGTGAAGGTGGTAACGCGCCACGTGTGGGAGCGCGCCAAGGAGCGGGTGGACGCGCGGCGCTTGACCGAATGGGGCCAACGCATTTACGCGCGGCGCAAGCAGACGGTGGAGCGCAGCTTCGCCGATGCCAAGCAGCTGCATGGGCACCGTTATGCCCGTATGCGTGGGCTACGCAAGGTGGCCGAGCAGTGCTTGCTGGCCGCGGCGGCACAGAACATCAAGAAGATTGCGATGCTGCTGGCGCGGAAGCGGAAAAAGGGGCCAGCGGGTCCCGATTGGCGCTTCGTGCGCATGCTGCTGCGTCTGGTGAGCGGTTTGCGCTGCAGCTTCGACTACCCGCTCGCGGCGAACCCGCAATCCTGA
- a CDS encoding ammonium transporter, with protein MRKILMSLLMAGSLLAGGIGAAMADDASSAPAAASAATASDTSAGAAASAAPTAPFSVDSSKINSGDTAWMLTSTALVLFMTIPGLALFYGGMVRKKNVLATVMQSFAITALITVLWTVVGYSLAFTPGNGFIGGFSRVFLSGMNYIHGDKATTLTVSHLASTIPESVYFVYQMTFAIITPALICGAFADRMKFSAMLVFMTLWSLIVYVPIAHMVWEPTGWLSADGVLDFAGGTVVHINAGIAGLVSCLMLGKRVGYGREAMAPHNLVLTLIGGSMLWVGWFGFNAGSAVAADGRAGFAMLTTQVATACAALGWMFAEWIAKGKPSVLGIVSGAVAGLVAITPAAGFVGVAGALVIGIAAGVVCFWSATWLKHKLGYDDSLDAFGVHGVGGILGALLTGVFAVKDIGGADGSLLLQAKGVAITLVYSGIVSFVLLKVIDIVIGLRVTEEEEREGLDVILHGEHVE; from the coding sequence ATGCGCAAAATCCTGATGTCCCTGTTGATGGCCGGCTCGCTGCTTGCGGGCGGCATCGGCGCCGCGATGGCCGACGACGCGTCGTCGGCTCCCGCCGCCGCATCGGCCGCAACGGCTTCCGACACGTCGGCCGGCGCCGCCGCGTCCGCCGCACCGACCGCGCCGTTCTCGGTCGATTCGTCGAAGATCAACTCGGGCGACACCGCGTGGATGCTCACGTCGACCGCGCTCGTGCTGTTCATGACGATCCCGGGCCTCGCGCTCTTCTACGGCGGCATGGTCCGCAAGAAGAACGTGCTCGCGACCGTGATGCAGAGCTTCGCGATCACCGCGCTGATCACGGTCCTCTGGACGGTGGTCGGCTACAGCCTCGCGTTCACGCCGGGCAACGGCTTCATCGGCGGCTTCTCGCGCGTGTTCCTGTCCGGGATGAACTACATCCACGGCGACAAGGCGACGACGCTCACCGTCAGCCATCTCGCGTCGACGATCCCGGAATCGGTCTACTTCGTCTACCAGATGACGTTCGCGATCATCACGCCGGCGCTCATCTGCGGCGCGTTCGCCGACCGGATGAAATTCTCGGCGATGCTCGTCTTCATGACGCTGTGGTCGCTGATCGTCTACGTGCCGATCGCGCACATGGTCTGGGAGCCGACGGGCTGGCTGTCGGCGGACGGCGTGCTCGACTTCGCGGGCGGCACGGTCGTGCACATCAACGCCGGCATCGCGGGCCTCGTGTCGTGCCTCATGCTCGGCAAGCGCGTCGGCTACGGCCGCGAAGCGATGGCGCCGCACAACCTGGTGCTGACGCTGATCGGCGGCTCGATGCTGTGGGTGGGCTGGTTCGGCTTCAACGCGGGCTCCGCGGTGGCCGCGGACGGCCGCGCCGGCTTCGCGATGCTGACGACGCAAGTCGCCACCGCGTGCGCCGCGCTCGGCTGGATGTTCGCCGAATGGATCGCCAAGGGTAAGCCTTCGGTGCTCGGCATCGTGTCGGGCGCGGTCGCGGGTCTCGTCGCGATCACGCCGGCCGCCGGCTTCGTCGGCGTCGCGGGCGCGCTCGTGATCGGCATCGCGGCGGGCGTCGTCTGCTTCTGGTCGGCGACGTGGCTCAAGCACAAGCTCGGCTACGACGATTCGCTCGACGCGTTCGGCGTGCACGGCGTGGGCGGCATTCTCGGCGCGCTGCTCACGGGCGTGTTCGCGGTCAAGGACATCGGCGGCGCGGACGGCAGCCTGCTGCTGCAGGCCAAGGGCGTCGCGATCACGCTCGTCTACAGCGGCATCGTCAGCTTCGTGCTGCTGAAGGTGATCGACATCGTGATCGGCCTGCGCGTGACCGAGGAAGAGGAGCGCGAAGGCCTCGACGTGATCCTGCACGGCGAGCACGTCGAATAA
- a CDS encoding P-II family nitrogen regulator, with product MKLITAIIKPFKLDETREALSALGVSGITVTEVKGFGRQKGHTELYRGAEYVVDFLPKMKIEAAVSDDLVDQAVEAIERAARTGKIGDGKIFVTSIEQVIRIRTGETGADAL from the coding sequence ATGAAACTGATTACCGCAATCATCAAGCCGTTCAAGCTCGATGAGACGCGCGAGGCGCTCTCGGCGCTCGGCGTCTCGGGCATCACGGTGACGGAGGTCAAGGGGTTCGGCCGCCAGAAGGGGCACACCGAGCTGTATCGCGGTGCCGAATACGTCGTCGATTTCCTTCCTAAGATGAAGATCGAGGCCGCGGTGTCGGACGATCTCGTCGACCAGGCCGTCGAGGCGATCGAGCGCGCGGCACGCACGGGCAAGATCGGCGACGGCAAGATCTTCGTCACGTCGATCGAGCAGGTGATTCGGATTCGTACCGGGGAGACGGGCGCTGACGCCCTGTAA
- a CDS encoding accessory factor UbiK family protein — MKQPSDVFNDLQARIGDLLKNSPAKDVERNVKAMLTQGFSKLDLVTREEFDTQAQVLARTRARLEELEKRVAELEQKLADVQS, encoded by the coding sequence ATGAAGCAACCCAGCGACGTTTTCAACGACCTGCAGGCGCGCATCGGCGATCTGCTGAAAAACTCGCCGGCCAAGGATGTCGAGCGCAACGTGAAGGCGATGCTCACGCAAGGCTTCTCGAAGCTCGATCTCGTCACCCGCGAGGAGTTCGACACGCAGGCGCAGGTGCTCGCACGCACCCGCGCGCGGCTCGAGGAACTTGAAAAGCGCGTCGCCGAACTCGAACAGAAGCTGGCCGACGTCCAATCGTGA
- a CDS encoding YifB family Mg chelatase-like AAA ATPase, whose product MSLAVVRSRAPAAGRAPEVTVEVHLANGLPSFSIVGLPDLEVRESRERVRAALQNCGFEFPVRRITVNLAPADLPKESGRFDLPIALGILAASGQLPAGALDGREFAGELSLTGALRPMRGAFAMACGTARGQQADDDGSPAQAESPPARATAPNAAELYLPLPSAAEAALVPGVTVYGAADLPALCAHLADTPDGRLAPVAAPRLDALPAAATADLADVIGQAGAKRALEVAAAGGHHMLMIGPPGAGKSMLAARLPALLPPLTDDEALTSAAILSSSRAGFSPAQWRRRPFRAPHHSSSSAALVGGRNPPQPGEITLAHLGVLFLDELPEFDRHVLETLREPLEAGRITISRAALQADFPAACQLIAAMNPCPCGWRGDPGGRCRCSPDIAARYLRKLSGPLLDRIDIQIEIPALTPAELAERPAAAGESSETVAARVALARERQFARQRKTNHMLTGRETDTLCRPDSTGETLLRDAGERFRWSARAYYRVLKVARTIADLAGDDAPSAAHIAEAIRYRRAFGPA is encoded by the coding sequence ATGTCGCTTGCCGTGGTGCGCAGCCGCGCGCCCGCTGCCGGCCGTGCGCCGGAAGTCACCGTCGAAGTCCATCTCGCCAACGGGCTGCCGTCGTTCTCGATCGTCGGGCTGCCCGATCTCGAAGTGCGCGAAAGCCGCGAGCGCGTGCGCGCCGCGCTGCAGAACTGCGGGTTCGAGTTTCCCGTGCGGCGCATCACCGTCAACCTCGCGCCGGCCGATTTGCCGAAGGAGTCCGGCCGCTTCGATCTGCCGATCGCGCTCGGCATTCTCGCCGCGAGCGGCCAGCTTCCGGCCGGCGCGCTCGACGGCCGCGAGTTCGCGGGCGAGCTGTCGCTCACGGGCGCGCTGCGGCCGATGCGCGGCGCGTTCGCGATGGCGTGCGGCACGGCGCGCGGCCAGCAGGCGGACGACGACGGCTCGCCCGCGCAAGCCGAATCGCCGCCCGCGCGGGCGACGGCGCCGAACGCCGCCGAGCTCTACTTGCCGCTGCCGAGCGCGGCCGAGGCGGCGCTCGTGCCGGGCGTGACCGTGTACGGCGCGGCCGATCTGCCCGCGCTGTGCGCGCACCTCGCCGACACGCCGGACGGGCGGCTCGCCCCCGTCGCCGCGCCCCGGCTCGACGCGCTCCCCGCCGCAGCGACGGCCGATCTCGCCGATGTGATCGGCCAGGCGGGCGCGAAGCGCGCGCTCGAAGTCGCCGCCGCGGGCGGCCACCACATGCTGATGATCGGGCCGCCGGGCGCGGGCAAATCGATGCTCGCCGCGCGCCTGCCCGCCCTCTTGCCGCCGCTCACCGATGACGAGGCGCTGACGTCGGCCGCGATCCTGTCGTCGAGCCGCGCGGGCTTCTCGCCCGCTCAATGGCGGCGGCGCCCGTTTCGCGCGCCGCATCACTCGTCGAGCTCGGCCGCGCTCGTCGGCGGCCGCAATCCGCCGCAGCCGGGCGAGATCACGCTCGCACACCTGGGCGTGCTGTTCCTCGACGAGCTGCCGGAATTCGACCGGCACGTGCTCGAGACGCTGCGCGAGCCGCTCGAGGCCGGCCGCATCACGATCTCGCGCGCCGCGCTGCAGGCGGATTTTCCGGCGGCGTGCCAACTGATCGCCGCGATGAATCCGTGCCCGTGCGGCTGGCGCGGCGACCCGGGCGGCCGCTGCCGCTGCTCGCCCGACATCGCCGCGCGCTATCTGCGCAAGCTGTCCGGGCCGCTCCTCGACCGGATCGACATCCAGATCGAGATTCCCGCGCTCACGCCCGCCGAGCTGGCCGAGCGGCCGGCGGCCGCCGGCGAATCGAGCGAAACCGTGGCCGCGCGCGTCGCGCTCGCGCGCGAGCGGCAATTCGCGAGGCAGCGCAAGACCAACCACATGTTGACGGGCCGCGAGACCGATACGCTCTGCCGCCCGGACAGCACGGGCGAGACGCTGCTGCGTGACGCGGGCGAGCGGTTCCGCTGGTCGGCGCGCGCGTACTACCGCGTGCTGAAGGTCGCGCGGACGATCGCGGACCTCGCGGGCGACGACGCGCCGAGCGCCGCGCATATCGCCGAGGCGATCCGGTATCGACGGGCGTTCGGGCCGGCGTGA
- a CDS encoding GNAT family N-acetyltransferase, with amino-acid sequence MTIVVRAARRTDWPALRALYLHARRDTFAWLPAERFAAGDFDEHTRGEALLVAQARDEGIVGFVSVWEPERFVHHLYVAGTRLREGIGAALLRALPGWPAARYRLKCLVRNERALAFYRAHGFVEIDSGVSADGEYRLLGTREAATAARPGKRD; translated from the coding sequence CCGATTGGCCCGCGTTGCGCGCGCTCTATCTGCACGCGCGCCGCGACACATTCGCGTGGCTGCCTGCCGAGCGTTTCGCCGCCGGCGATTTCGACGAGCACACGCGAGGCGAGGCGCTGCTCGTCGCGCAGGCGCGGGACGAGGGCATCGTCGGTTTCGTGTCGGTATGGGAGCCGGAGCGTTTCGTCCATCATCTGTACGTCGCGGGAACGCGGTTGCGCGAAGGCATCGGCGCCGCGTTGCTGCGCGCGCTGCCCGGCTGGCCCGCCGCGCGCTACCGGCTCAAGTGCCTCGTGCGGAACGAACGCGCGCTCGCGTTCTATCGCGCGCACGGATTCGTCGAAATCGATTCGGGCGTATCCGCGGACGGAGAATATCGGCTGCTCGGAACGCGGGAAGCGGCGACTGCCGCTCGGCCGGGGAAGCGCGACTAA